The nucleotide sequence TATGTACAGATTGGGGTAGGACTCGAGCATCCGGGTCAGGGTCGGCAACAGGAAATCCAACCGGGTCTGATGCCGATGAATCTCCAGGCTGGTGCCGGCGTGGGCCCAGATGAAGCGGGTATGCGGATGCTTGCGCAACGCTTCTTCGATTTCCGGCAGGTAAAGCGGATTCTTCTCACGCTTGGAGGTGATGTTGGCATGCAGCATCACCGGCAGGTCGTGCTCGGCCGCCAGGTGATAGATCATCGTCATGGCTTCGTTGTTGGCGCGCGGCGTGTCGCCCGAGGTCAGCGCCGTAAGGTCATCATGGCGGGTGAAGACTTCACCGATGCCTTGCCACAACCCCGGGTACAGATCGAGCATGCGCTGGACATGGGCAGCAGAGTTCTTGTCATTGGGATTGAAACCCGACAGGAAAGGATGAAAGTGCCGACGTTGCTCGGTGGTCAGCTTGCTCACCGCCGCCGCGACAATCACATCGGTGGCGCTGTACCAATAGGCGTCCGCATCGTCACCGGCGTAATAACGTGGACGCTTGGGCTCGTCTTCATGCCATTTCTTGGCGACCGGGATGCCTGAGATCATCACATGCTCGATGCGATTGTCGGTCATTGCCTGGAGCAGCGTGGGCATGCCGGCGGTTTCCTGGAAGAAATCGACGTAATGCAGGTGCGCATCGCTGTAGGCATATTCGCGGGCCACGGCGGCGCTGCTCGAGGCGATCAGCAGCCAGGCGAAGATCAGGCGGGTCAACGGGGCATCTCCAAAGACCATGAGCAGCATAGACCCCACCCTTCCCGCCCGGGTTCAAGTCGTCGGTGCCGCCAACCCCAACGGCGGGTTATGCTCGCCGCATCCGTCGTTCAACCGGGAAGACACCATGACCACGCCCCTGACCGTTCGCCCTCGCGCAGAAGATGTCGAAGGCCAGCCGATTCTTCGCCCGCTGCCGTCCGCCAAATGCCGCAGCGTCGGCCCTTTCGTGTTTTTCGACCACATGCTGCAGACCACCTATCCGGCCGGCAAAGGGATGAACATTCGCCAGCATCCCCACATCGGGCTCTCCACCCTCACCTACCTGTTCGAAGGCAAACTCCAGCACAAGGACAGCCTGGGCTCAGACCAGGTGGTCGAGGCTGGGGATGTCAGCTGGATGACCGCCGGCAGCGCCATTGCCCACGTCGAGCGCACGCCGACATCGCAACTGGGCAGTGCCTTCGTCATGCACGGATTGCAAGTCTGGCTGGCCTCGCCCCAGCCCCACGAACAAGGTCCGGGGCACTACAGTCATCATCCGGCACGCACCCTGCCGGTCAGCGACAATCTGGGCGTCAGTATTCGCATGATCGCGGGTTCAGGCTTTTGCCTGGAATCGCCGGTACCGGTACTGTCTCCTACGCTCTACGCCGAACTCAACCTGCAAACCGCGACGACGCTGCTGATTCCCACCGAGCATGAGGAACGGGCATTGTACGTATTGAGCGGCGAGGCGCTGCTGGAAGGTGAGCCGCTGGAACCCCATTCGCTGGTGATACTGCCTGTCGGGGAAGAGATGACCCTGTTTGCCGGCAGCGACTGCCATGCCGTGCTGTTCGGCGGCGCACCACTGGACGGGCCGCGGCGAATCAACTGGAATTTCGTCTCCAGCGATCCGGCCCGGATCGACGAAGCCCGCCGACGCTGGGCGGCCGGAGACTGGCCGAGCGTGCCGGGGGAAAGCGAGCGGATCGAGTTGCCCTGAATTCAGTGGTGTCTGGCTGTCCGCCATCGCGAGCAGGCTCGCTCCCACATTGGACCGAGTTCCCCCCTGTGGGAGCGAGCCTGCTCGCGATGACGGCAGGCCAGACAACAACAAAATCAGATCAAGTCCAACTCAGCCCTTGAACACTTCATCCAACAAATTATGCATCGACCTGAACGCCCGCTTGGCCACCTTGGCGTTGTACATCATCTTGCCCGGCACATTGGCGTGCGGGTCGGTGAACGAATGCACCGCGCCACCGTAGCTCAGCAGTTGCCAATCGACCCCGGCGGCATTCATTTCGTCTTCGAACGCCGGCAGTTGTTCTTTCGGCACCAGCGGGTCTGAAGCACCGTGCATCACCAACACCGAGCCCTTGATGTTTTGCGCATCCGCCGGGTTGGGTGTATCCAGGGTGCCATGGAACGAGACGGCGGCCTTCAGCGGCGCGCCAGTACGGGCCAGCTCCAGGGCACAGCAGCCACCGAAGCAGAAGCCGAACGTGGCGAGCCTCGACGTATCGACCGGCGCCTCGCCCTGCCCCTGCAATTGCTCGAATGCCGCCTGCATGCGCTTGCGCAACAGGGCCCGGTCATTCTTGAGCGGCATCATCGCCGCCCCCGCTTCATCGGCGTTGGTCGGACGCACGGTCTGGCCATAGAGGTCGGCGATCAACACCACATAACCGTTGGCCGCCACCGACCTGGCGATGTCCTCGGCCCCCGCCCCGACGCCCATCCAGTTCGGCGCCATCAGCAAGCCCGGACGCGGCCCCTGCTGGCCAGCCTCGAAGGCCAGGCGACTTTCGTAGGTCTGGCCGTCGATCTGATAGACCAGTGAACGAACCGTAATCTGACTCATGACTGTCTCCTCTTTAATGGATACCAGAAATGAAAAACCCCGCCGAAGCGGGGTTTTCCTTACCTCATCAAGCTGACAGTTCAACCAGCAGCTTGTTCAGGCGACGCACATAGGCCGCCGGGTCCTTCAGGCTGTCCCCGGCCGCCAGGGCCGCCTGGTCGAACAGGATGTGCGACAGGTCGCCGAAGCGCTCTTCGCTCTGCTCGTTGTCGAGTTTTTCCACCAGCGGGTGCGCCGGGTTGAATTCGAAGATCGGCTTGGAATCCGGAACTTTCTGGCCGCTGGCTTCGAGGATCTGGCGCATCTGCAGGCCGAGGTCCTGTTCGCCGATGGCCAGGATTGCCGGGGAATCGGTCAGGCGGTGCGAGACACGCACTTCGCTGACGGCATCGCCCAGGGCGGTCTTGATCCGCTCGACCAGGCCTTCCTTGCTCTTGGCGACTTCTTCAGCGGCTTTCTTGTCTTCTTCCGAATCCAGGTTGCCGAGGTCCAGGTCGCCACGGGCCACGTCGACGAAGCTCTTGCCGTCGAACTCGTTGAGGTAGCTCATCAGCCACTCATCGATACGGTCGGTCAGCAGCAGCACTTCGATGCCTTTCTTGCGGAAGACTTCCAGGTGCGGGCTGTTCTTGACCTGTGCATAAGTTTCACCGGTCAGGTAGTAGATCTTGTCCTGACCTTCCTTGGCGCGGGCCAGGTAATCGGCCAGACCGACGATCTGCTCACCGTCGTCACCCTGGGTCGACGCAAAGCGCAGCAGGCCGGCGATCTTCTCTTTGTTGGCGAAGTCCTCGGCCGGACCTTCCTTCATCACCTGGCCGAAGTTCTTCCAGAAGCCCTTGTATTGCTCGGGCTCGTTCTTCGCCAGTTTTTCCAGCATGTCCAGGACACGCTTGGTCAGCGCCGACTTCATGGAGTCGATGATCGGATCTTTCTGCAGGATTTCCCGCGAAACGTTCAGCGACAAGTCGTTGGAATCCACCACACCCTTGATGAAACGCAGGTACAGCGGCAGGAACGATTCGGCCTGGTCCATCACGAACACCCGTTGCACGTACAGCTTCAGGCCGCGTGGCGCTTCACGCTGGTACAGGTCGAACGGGGCGCGGGCCGGCACGTACAGCAGCGAGTTGTATTCCAGCTTGCCTTCGACCTTGTTATGGCTCCAGCTCAGCGGGTTCTCGTAATCATGGGCGATGTGCTTGTAGAACTCCTGGTATTCCTCGTCCTTCACCTCGGTGCGTGGGCGAGTCCACAGGGCGCTGGCGCGGTTGACGGTTTCCCATTCCACTTCAGGCTTTTCTTCGCCTTCGGCGGCGGTGACTTCCTTCGGCAGCTCGATCGGCAGCGCGATATGGTCGGAGTACTTCTTGATGATATTGCGCAGGCGCCAGCCATCGGCGAACTCGTCTTCGCCGGACTTGAGGTGCAGCACGATGCGGGTGCCGCGATCAGCCTTGTCGACGGTGGCGACTTCAAACTCGCCTTCGCCCTTGGACGACCAGTGCACGCCTTCGCTCGCAGCGAGGCCGGCACGGCGGCTGAACACCTCGACCTGATCGGCAACGATGAACGCGGAATAGAAGCCGACGCCGAACTGACCGATCAGGTGGGAATCCTTCTTCTGGTCGCCCGACAGATTCTTCATAAAATCGGCAGTGCCAGACTTGGCGATGGTGCCCAGGTGCGTGATCACCTCTTCGCGGCTCATGCCGATGCCGTTGTCTTCGAGGGTGACGGTCTTGGCGTCCTTGTCGAAGCTCACACGGATTTTCAGTTCGGCGCCGCCTTCCAGCAATTCTGGCTTGGACAGGGCTTCGAAACGTAATTTGTCGACAGCGTCAGAGGCGTTCGAAATCAGCTCGCGAAGGAAAATTTCCTTATTCGAATACAGCGAGTGAATCATCAGGTGCAGCAGTTGCTTCACCTCGGTCTGGAAGCCCAGGGTTTCCTTTTGAGTTTCCACGCTCATGGTCATCAAACTCCAAGTGGATGGTGGTGTCCGCCTCGCTGAGATGGCGGCGGGATGTCCTCAAGGTGGGGGCAGCAATGGGGATTTCAAGGGTGATCCGGTTTTGCCGGTTCCTGGATCTTGAAATGCGCCCGCGCGGTGGCGATCGGCTCGGCCTGCGCGTCTTGCCAGGCGGTGATGGCAACGTTGGCCACCCGTCGGCCCTGGCGCCAGACCTGGCACCGGGCATAGGTGTCGCGAAACTGCCCGGCGCGCAGGTAATCCAGGGAGAAATCGATGATCTTCGGCACGCCCGGCGCACGGGTGGCGATCAGCAGATGAACGGCTGCCGCCAGCTCCATGAAGCCGGCAATGACGCCGCCATGGATCGCCGGCAGTAAAGGGTTACCAATGTTGTCCTTGTTGGCCGGCAGGCGAAACAGCAGGTCATCGCCCTGCCCCGTGCATGCGATGCCGATGAGTTGTGCATAGGGAATAGAGGCCAGCAGCAGCGCATGATCGCCCTGCTCGCAGGCCTGGCGCAGTCGTTCCCGGGTAATGTCGGTCATGGCGTGTCCACGGCAGCCATCGGGCCACCTTTCGTGATGCCCCTGGCGTGTCGGCCCAGGCGCATGAAAGTGCCCACCACATGGGCGATGGGTTGGGCGGGGTCGTCCTGATAGGCGAAACCACGGGTGAAAATCACGTCCGGCGTCACCCGATAGCACTGAGCGAAACCATAGACAGCCTTGTTCGGCTCGGCGGCGTGCATGTAGTCGATGCGCAGGTCCAGGGTCGGACAGACCTCGAACTCCGGCAGCACGCAGAGGGTCGACATGCCGCAGGCCGTGTCCATCAGTGACGTCAACGCCCCGCCATGGAGGACGCCGGTAAGCGGGTTGCCCACGATCCGGGGGCTGAAAGGCAGCACCAGGGTCAATCCCTCGTGGCTGGCACTGTGCAGCTCCAGGCCCAGCACCTGGCAGTGCCTCAGCGCGGACAAAAAGCGTGTCGCACGCTCAAAAACGGGGTCTTCGGCCATTTGATCAATGCTCTTGTCAGTAACGGGACCTGATAACAGGCGCGACTCATAAAGTTCCATTCCATTGCAAAGTTATATATCTGACGCAAAAGAGGAACTTAACCCAAGGCGGATTGCTCAAACGGCCAGTAGTTATTTCCATAAGGAGAAACACCCCATGCGTAAGACTTTAGCTATTGCCTTGATGTTGACCGCCACCCTCGGTCTCGCTGCCTGCGATAAAAAATCCGAGGACAAAGCTCAAGATGCCAACCAACATGCTGAGCAAGCTCAGCAGGACATGAACAAAGCACAGGATAAAGTGAACGACGCGGCGAAAGAAAACGCCGAAGCCGCCAAAGATCAGGCTGAAGCGAACAAAGCCGCTACGCAGGAACAAGCACCTGCCACAGCGCCTAAAACCAACTGATACGGTTTTAGCGACAAAAGAAAACCCGCCTGGTGCGGGTTTTCTTTTGCCTGTGATTTGACCGGCCATGTTGTCATGCCGCGTCCTTGGCAACTTCCGGCGCCGGTACTTCCGTCGGGGTATAGACCATGACATCCAGCACATCGGAATGAAACTCGCGCTGATAGAGCACAAACACCACGCCGGCACTCATCAACATGAATAACCAGGGGCTGACAAACCACGCCAACATGGTCATGCCGAAATAATAAGCGCGCAGGCCGAAGTTGAACTGGTTGGCGGCCATCGAAATAACCCGTGCGGCCCGCAGTGCAAAGGCCTTGCGCTCCTGCTCCGAGACGTGGCGCTCGCCGATCATCGGTGCCGAGCCCACCAGGACCGCCGCGAAGTTGTATTGACGCATGCACCAGCTGAAGGTGAAGAACGCGTACACGAACACCAGTGCCAGGCACAGCAGTTTGACTTCGGCCAGGCCCTGGGAAGCCTGCTGCACCAGCGGCAGGTCCGCCAGCAACGACACCGCGCGGTCGGAGGCGCCGAGTACCGTCAGGATGCCGGCCAGGATGATCAACGTGCTGGAGGCAAAAAATGACGCGTTACGCTCCAGGTTACCGATCACGCTGGCGTCGGCGATACGGTTCTCGCGCAGCAGCATGCGGCGCATCCAGTCTTCACGGTACAAGTGCATCACGCTGGCCAGGCAGGCCGTATCGCGGGCCTTCCAGGTGGCGTAGCGGGTGTAGCCGCCCCAGCAGATGATGAACCAGGCGGCGGCCAGGAGATGGGTCAGGTTGGCTTGGATGAATGACATGTAATTCCTTGTGTAAAAAACATGGAGCAGCTTGCAGCGCCCCTTGTGGGAGCGAGCCTGCTCGCGATAGCGGTAGGTCAGCCAATAAGTGGATAGCTGATCCACCGCAATCGCGAGCAGGCTCGCTCCCACAGGGATCTTCATTTATGCAGGACACTGCTTCGACGTTAGCCCAAGGAAAAAGACACGCCGCATAAAAAATGCCCCGTATCGATTGATACGGGGCATTTCGGTGTAGCGGGAACCGTGTGTAACGGCTTAAGCCAGCGCCTCGCTGCGTTTGCCCAGCAGGCGATCACACACCACGGCCACGACCAGGGTCATCACCGATGGCACCAGCCAGGCCAGTCCCTGCTCGCTCAGCGGCAGGTGGGCCAATTGCGCCGGCATCCAGTCTGCCAGGCCTGCGCCCTTGAGCGCGTCGACCAGGCCAAACAGGAACGACACCAGCATCACCGGGCCGACGATGCGCCCCTGTTCGTGCCAGAAGTCCTTGCAGAAGCTCAAAGCCACCAGGGCGATGCAGGGCGGGTAGATCGCGGTCAGGACCGGGATCGAGAAGGCAATCAGCTTGGTCAGGCCCAAGTTGGACACCAGCAACGAAAACGCCGCCAGGATCACCACCAGCGTCTTGTAGGACAGTGGCAGGACACGGCTGAAGTACTCGGCACAGGCGCAGGTCAGGCCAACCGCGGTCACCAGGCAGGCCAGGGAGATCAGCACGGCGAGGAAACCGCTGCCCAGGCTGCCGAAGGTGTGTTGCACGTAGGCATGCAGCACGGCGGCGCCGTT is from Pseudomonas sp. B21-056 and encodes:
- a CDS encoding amidohydrolase family protein → MVFGDAPLTRLIFAWLLIASSSAAVAREYAYSDAHLHYVDFFQETAGMPTLLQAMTDNRIEHVMISGIPVAKKWHEDEPKRPRYYAGDDADAYWYSATDVIVAAAVSKLTTEQRRHFHPFLSGFNPNDKNSAAHVQRMLDLYPGLWQGIGEVFTRHDDLTALTSGDTPRANNEAMTMIYHLAAEHDLPVMLHANITSKREKNPLYLPEIEEALRKHPHTRFIWAHAGTSLEIHRHQTRLDFLLPTLTRMLESYPNLYIDLSWSLLRPYLLDEAGTPRPEWVKLVERFPERFMVGSDVVGRFDKLGKALKGFDPFLDALPEEVARKVARDNFLAVLPRVIRE
- a CDS encoding pirin family protein — its product is MTTPLTVRPRAEDVEGQPILRPLPSAKCRSVGPFVFFDHMLQTTYPAGKGMNIRQHPHIGLSTLTYLFEGKLQHKDSLGSDQVVEAGDVSWMTAGSAIAHVERTPTSQLGSAFVMHGLQVWLASPQPHEQGPGHYSHHPARTLPVSDNLGVSIRMIAGSGFCLESPVPVLSPTLYAELNLQTATTLLIPTEHEERALYVLSGEALLEGEPLEPHSLVILPVGEEMTLFAGSDCHAVLFGGAPLDGPRRINWNFVSSDPARIDEARRRWAAGDWPSVPGESERIELP
- a CDS encoding dienelactone hydrolase family protein; this translates as MSQITVRSLVYQIDGQTYESRLAFEAGQQGPRPGLLMAPNWMGVGAGAEDIARSVAANGYVVLIADLYGQTVRPTNADEAGAAMMPLKNDRALLRKRMQAAFEQLQGQGEAPVDTSRLATFGFCFGGCCALELARTGAPLKAAVSFHGTLDTPNPADAQNIKGSVLVMHGASDPLVPKEQLPAFEDEMNAAGVDWQLLSYGGAVHSFTDPHANVPGKMMYNAKVAKRAFRSMHNLLDEVFKG
- the htpG gene encoding molecular chaperone HtpG, with translation MSVETQKETLGFQTEVKQLLHLMIHSLYSNKEIFLRELISNASDAVDKLRFEALSKPELLEGGAELKIRVSFDKDAKTVTLEDNGIGMSREEVITHLGTIAKSGTADFMKNLSGDQKKDSHLIGQFGVGFYSAFIVADQVEVFSRRAGLAASEGVHWSSKGEGEFEVATVDKADRGTRIVLHLKSGEDEFADGWRLRNIIKKYSDHIALPIELPKEVTAAEGEEKPEVEWETVNRASALWTRPRTEVKDEEYQEFYKHIAHDYENPLSWSHNKVEGKLEYNSLLYVPARAPFDLYQREAPRGLKLYVQRVFVMDQAESFLPLYLRFIKGVVDSNDLSLNVSREILQKDPIIDSMKSALTKRVLDMLEKLAKNEPEQYKGFWKNFGQVMKEGPAEDFANKEKIAGLLRFASTQGDDGEQIVGLADYLARAKEGQDKIYYLTGETYAQVKNSPHLEVFRKKGIEVLLLTDRIDEWLMSYLNEFDGKSFVDVARGDLDLGNLDSEEDKKAAEEVAKSKEGLVERIKTALGDAVSEVRVSHRLTDSPAILAIGEQDLGLQMRQILEASGQKVPDSKPIFEFNPAHPLVEKLDNEQSEERFGDLSHILFDQAALAAGDSLKDPAAYVRRLNKLLVELSA
- a CDS encoding PaaI family thioesterase — its product is MTDITRERLRQACEQGDHALLLASIPYAQLIGIACTGQGDDLLFRLPANKDNIGNPLLPAIHGGVIAGFMELAAAVHLLIATRAPGVPKIIDFSLDYLRAGQFRDTYARCQVWRQGRRVANVAITAWQDAQAEPIATARAHFKIQEPAKPDHP
- a CDS encoding PaaI family thioesterase, giving the protein MAEDPVFERATRFLSALRHCQVLGLELHSASHEGLTLVLPFSPRIVGNPLTGVLHGGALTSLMDTACGMSTLCVLPEFEVCPTLDLRIDYMHAAEPNKAVYGFAQCYRVTPDVIFTRGFAYQDDPAQPIAHVVGTFMRLGRHARGITKGGPMAAVDTP
- a CDS encoding DUF599 domain-containing protein codes for the protein MSFIQANLTHLLAAAWFIICWGGYTRYATWKARDTACLASVMHLYREDWMRRMLLRENRIADASVIGNLERNASFFASSTLIILAGILTVLGASDRAVSLLADLPLVQQASQGLAEVKLLCLALVFVYAFFTFSWCMRQYNFAAVLVGSAPMIGERHVSEQERKAFALRAARVISMAANQFNFGLRAYYFGMTMLAWFVSPWLFMLMSAGVVFVLYQREFHSDVLDVMVYTPTEVPAPEVAKDAA